GAACCCTGGGTGGCATGGGTGCACCATAGCCATAGCCGGCATCGGTGAGGGTGGCGCAGTTCGTATCCGCTTCGGGCACGGGCGGCGCCGGCGTCGGGTGGCGCGCCTGCGGCGGCTCGGCACCGGCGGCGCCGGCGGCAACCACCAGGCCGGTGAAGAGCAGGGAAAGGGTGATGCGTAGCGTGTTCATCGTGCATGGCCTCCTTGGGGGCATGCAGATGAAACGGAGCAACAGGGCAAACGGGGTTAACCGGCGCGCACTGAATTTTCCAGGCGAGCCTCGCTGGGCCCACCCACGCGGTTACGGCCGTTGTGCTTGGCGCGGTACAGGGCCCGGTCGGCCGCGTTGAGCAGCTCCAGCGGGCCGCCAGCGGTACTGGCCTGGATTGCCGCGACGCCGATGGTGATGGTCAGCACGCCGAACGGGCTGCGTGGATGGACGATATCCTGGGCTTGCACCTGGGCACGCAGGTCCTCGGCCAGTGCCATGGCTTCCATCAATCGCGTACCCGGCGCGACCACGGCGAACTCCTCGCCGCCGAAACGGGCCACGAAATCGCCTACGCGCAACCCACGCGATACCAGGGTCGAAGCCAGTGCACGCAAGCAGTCATCGCCGGCCAAATGGCCGTAGCGGTCGTTGTACTCCTTGAAGAAATCGACATCGATCATCAACAGCGCAATGGGCTCGCGTTGGCCGGGGCGGTGCCACTCGCGGAGCAGGCGTTCATCCAGCGCGCGGCGGTTGGCCAGCCCGGTCAGGCTATCGACGAAGACGAGGCCCTCCAGTTCGTCACGGCTGCGCGACAGGCGGAATTCTTCTTCCACCAGGTCCACCTGGGCCAGCGTGCCGCGCAGGCCAATGCCGATCACCGCCGCGATGGCCCCGGCGATGCCCAGCGAGGGGTAGCCCGGGATCACCATGAGGCCGAACCCGAGCACGCTCATGGCGAGGAAAGTGGGGCTGGCACTTTGGACAAAGCGAATGAGGTACACCGGCGGGTGCCAGTGGCGTTGCGGCTTGCGCGACAACGTGGCGATGCACAGCGCGAGGAACGGTACATCCAGCAAGGCGTCCCACGGCGAATCACCGAAATCGGGGTGGCCGCCGAGGGCGACGTAGTGGTTGTAGAAATACCCGGACGCTGCGTAGCAGACGAAGAACGCCATGACCGCGCGGAAGAAATAGTGGTCATCGGCGCGATCGGTGGCGAGGAAGCGCAGCAACGCCGCGACGGCCAGGCATACGTTCTCGAAATCGAGCATGTGCGCGACATCGATGGCCTGCTGGGGGCCCATGGCGCCTTCGAGCGAGACGATGGAGAACGTGCGCACGTAGAACAGCACGCCAAGGAGGGCGGCCAGCACCAGGTCGATCGCCAGTGCCCAGCGTTTGCGCGCGGCCACCGGCGCCGACGACACCGCAACGAGCACCGGCAGGACGTACAGGATGTAGAAGAACATGCTGTCGCCCGGTGCCGGGTTGGAATTATCCAGCACGTAGTTCTGCCGGGCCGACAGGGACATGCCCACGGTCCAGAGCATGAGGCTGCCCAGCAGCAGCCACCAACGGCTGTCCCGCGGTGTGCCCGAGCGGTGCCAGGCCAGCACCGTGCTGGACATGGCCGCGATCGAGGCGGCGAAGAAAAAGCCGTACGAGATCGCCATGCCGCCGGCCGGCGTGACCGCCAGCGCGCTAGCGTGGACCGCGAGGATGACCATCGCGGCAATGACGAGTTTCATGGCGTGCTCAATGCCCCCTGCCTGCAACGCTATGGTCATATCGGCGGGCTCGCGGCAAAGTTGAGCCCAGCGCTCAATATCTTAGGGCGCGTTTCTCGACAAATGTGAAGGCTCACGCCGCCCGGATGCTGCCCTTGGCGATCACCGGGCCGGTGGGCTGGCCCGTGGGTGAGCCGCCGGTGGGTTCCACCGATACAGCGAGCGCCGCCGTGGGGCCCAGGCGGTCCAGGACGGCTTTGGGCAGCGTGAAGCGCTTGGCGTCCTGTGCGGGGAACGTGCCCACCGAGATGGGTGTGCCCCCGGCGGGGATCAGCCACAGCTCTGTATCGTGCCCGGCGGCGGTGGGCTTGGGGCTCGCGGGCACCACCAGCAGTTCGCGACGATCGACGTCCATGGTCGCGGTCCACGCGGCCACGCCATCGTTACCTGCGAGCGTGGACACCATGAGCACGGCGGGGCTATGCGCAGCGGGTGGTACCTGCGGCGTGCGGTTGAAAGTCAGCACGAGCAGGCATGCGGCCAGCGCCGATGCCCCGACGCCGATCCATCGCCACAACGCCAGGCTGTCCCACAGGCTCGGGCGTGGCGGCTCGGCCAGGCCAAGGCGGCGGCAGATGCCCTCCCACGCGTGCTGCGGCGGGTCGACGGCCGCTACTTCGATGGCCAGCGGCGCAAGCCACGCCTGCCACACGGCCACGGCAGCCTCTGCCTCGGGCTGGTCGGCGATCTCCCGGGCCACCGCGGCACGTGCATCGGCATCGAGAAGGCCGAGCACGTATTCCGCGTAGCGGAGGTTGTCCTTGTCGTTATCGAAGGTCGTATTCATGAGCCCAGGCACGCACGCAACTGCATCAGGCCGCGGCGAATCCAGCTTTTCATGGTGCCCAGCGGCACCTTGGCGCGGTCTGCCAGTTCGTTATACGTGGCGCCGCCAAAAAAGGCTTCACGGATGGAGCGGCGCTGGGGGGCGTCCAGCTGATCCAGGCAGGTGCGCAGGCGGCCGTACGCGTCGCCAGCCTCGGCGCGTGCCGCCGGGCCCGGCTCGGGATCGACGATGGCCTCCCATGCCACATCGGTGACCGCCACGGCGCCAGGTCGCTGACGCAGGCGATCGATGGCCTTGTTGCGGACGACGGTCACCAGCCAGGTGAAGGCGCTGGACAGGGAGGGATCGAACGAGCCTGCCCGGCGCCACACGGTAACGTAGGCCTCCTGCAAGACTTCGTCGGCCTCGGCGCGGTCGCCCACCAGGCGCATGCACACACCATAGAGGCGCGGCGAGGTGGCGTTGTACAAGGCCTCGAAGGCTTTCTGGTCCCGGGCGCCCGTGCGCCGTAGCAGGTCGTTCAGCGCATCCCGCTCGGCGGGCGTGGTGCCTGGCATGCGTTAGGATTCCCATGGCGTTTGTGCACGGGATCTATAACACGAACGGCCGTCACGAAAACGCGACCGCGTCCGGGTCACCCTCCGCCACGTATGCCAATCACGGCGCTCCGCCTGCCTGGGATTCCCCTATGACGACGAAACGCCTGACCCTCGCCGTGCTCGCCACCTGCGCATTGCCAGCACACGCTGCCGATCGCTACGCCGGCGATGCCAGCCCCCGCGATGGCGGCCCGGTCCTCTATCGCGAGGTGCATCTTGTCGATGGGTCGCGCCAGGTCGTGAGCTACCAGTGCCCGGATGGCAAGCCGTTTGCGTTGAAGGTGCTCGATGCGGCACGTGATCCCACCCAGCCCAATGTCACTTACCAGGATGCGCGCCGTGGCCTGAGCGAGACGGTGCAGGCCAGCGGCAGCCAGCTGGACATCAAGGTGCGCAAGAAAGGTGGCGATGAGCAAGCCAGGACAATCGATGTGCCGCAGGGCGCCGTCATCGATGCGGGCTTCGACCCGTACATCCGTTCCCACTGGGATTCGTTAGGGGCGGGTGTCTCCGTACCGTTCCTTGTCGCCAGCCGCTTTCGCTTCTTCGACGTAAAAATCCTGGGCGGGAAGGTGGCCGATGGCCAGCGCCACCTCGTGATGAAGCTGGATGCGTGGTACGCGTTCGCCGCGCCCACCATCGAGATGACCTACGGCGCCGCGGACCGCCGGCTGCTGCGCTACGAGGGCATGGGGACCGTGCGTAATGCGAAGGGCAAGGGGATCGAGGTGCGCATCGATTTCCCGCCGTCGGGGCGGACCATGGGCCTGCCTTCCTCGGCTTTGGACGACGTGATCCACACGCCCTTGAGCGGAACCTGCGCTACCTGACTGCCGCCGCCGTGCATCCGGGCATCGGATTCATCCGTATACCTCGTTGAGACCCACGGAAAGGCTGGCCCATGCGACCTGATACCGCCATCGATGCGCTCAAGCCGTCACGAACCACCGCCCTGCGGCGCTGGTTCGATACGGCCGCCGATCCAGGCGCAGACGGGGCGGCCCTGGACCGCATCGACTGGTGGCGCGCGGCGCCCTTTGTCGCCATGCACCTGGCCTGCCTGATGGTGCTGTGGACCGGGGTGTCGACCGTGGCCCTCGGCGTGGCGGTGGCATTGTATGCGCTGCGCATGTTCGCGCTGACGGGCTTCTACCACCGTTATTTTTCGCACCGCACGTTTCGCACCTCGCGTGTCGTGCAGTTTGTCTTCGCGGTCATCGGTGCCTCCTGTGTCCAGCGCGGCCCCCTGTGGTGGGCCGCACACCATCGGCACCACCATCGCCACGCCGATACCGCGGAGGACCCGCATTCGCCCGCCGTGCACGGGTTCCTGTGGAGCCACGCCGGCTGGTTCCTTACGCCCCGCGGCTTTCGTACCGACCTTTCGCGCGTGCCTGACTTTGCCGCGTATCCGGAACTGCGCTGGCTGGATCGCTTCGACACGGCGGTGCCGGTGTTGCTGGCGGTCAGCCTCTACGGCCTCGGCGCATTGCTCGCGCACATCGCGCCCGGCCTTGGAACCAGCGGTGCGCAGATGCTGGCCTGGGGTTTCTTCGTCTCCACCGTGGTGCTGTTCCACGCCACGGTCACCATCAACTCGCTGGCTCATCGGTTTGGTTCGCGCCGCTTCGCCACGCGCGATGACAGCCGCAACAACCTATGGCTCGCGCTGCTTACCTTTGGCGAGGGCTGGCACAACAACCACCATTTCTTTCCTGGCACGGTGCGCCAGGGCTTTCGTTGGTGGGAAGTGGATGTCACCTGGTACGGCCTGTGGCTGATGGCCCGCATGGGCCTGGTTCGCGACCTGAAGCCGATCCCCGCCTGGGTGTTGGCGAAGAGGGGAGACTGAGCCCATGCGCGTCGCCGTGATCGGTTCGGGTATCGCAGGGCTGGCCTCGGCGTGGTTGCTCTCGCCCCGGCACGATGTGGTGCTCTACGAAGCCAGCGACCGGTTGGGCGGCCACGTGCATACGCACAGCGTGGCCCTGCATGGCCACGAGTACGTGGTGGATACCGGCTTCATCGTGCACAACCCGGTGCACTATCCGCTGCTTACGCGCCTGTTCGAGGCGTTGGGCGTGGCGACGCAACCGACGACCATGAGCTTTGCGGTCCATAGCGAAGCGTCGGGGCTGGAATACAACGCCACCTCGCTGGATGCGCTGTTCTGCCAGCGCCGCAACCTGTGGTCGCCGCGGTTCCACGGCATGTTGCGCGATCTGTTTCGTTTCTACCGGCACGCCCCTGCGTTGCTGGATACGCCTGGCCCTGGCCCCACGCTTGGCGAATACCTGGCCGAGGGCGGCTACGGTGCGATGTTCCGCGATGAACATCTGGTGCCGATGGCATGCGCCCTGTGGTCCTCACCGTCCACCGGCATTCTCGGGTTCCCGGCGAAATACCTGGTGCAGTTCATGGCGAACCACCACATGCTGCAGGTGTCCGGTCGCCCGGCGTGGCGGGTGGTTAAGGGCGGCTCGGCCCGCTACGTGGAGGCGATGCGTGCGCGGTGGAACGTGCGTGAGCAGCTGGCCACGCCGGTCACCGCGATCCGTCGCTACGCCGATCGCGTGGATGTGGCCAGCCCCCGTGGCGTCGAAACGTTCGATGAGGTGGTGCTTGCCTGTCACGCCGACCAGGCCCTTGCGCTGCTGGCCGATGCCGAGCCTGCCGAGCGTGATGTTCTGGGTGCCATGGGATACCAGGCGAACGACACCGTGCTGCATACGGACACACGCTTGCTGCCGCGGTCGCGCAAGGCATGGGCCGCGTGGAATGCCTGGGTGCCTGCCGCGCCGGGCGGCGCATGCACCGTGAGCTACTGCATGAATCTTCTTCAAGGGATTCAATCGCCCGAGCCGTTCATCGTGACATTGAATCAGACGGAGGCCATCGACCCGGCGAAGGTGTTGCGCCGCGTGACTTATCACCACCCGGTGTATTCACACGCCTCCGTGGCCGCGCAGGCACGCAAGGCAGAGATCCAGGGCAGGCGACGGACCTGGTTTGCGGGGGCTTATTGGGGTTGGGGGTTCCATGAGGACGGCATGCGTAGCGCGGTGGAACTCGCCGATGAGTTCGATCGCGTTGCGCACGCGCGCCGGGTGCCTGCATGAGTGAATCCTTCACCAGCGCGGTTTACGAGGGCTTCGTGACGCACCGCCGCCACGCGCCACATCCGCATGCGTTCCGTTACCGCATGGCGCAGTTGTGGCTGGACCTTGATGAAGTCGACGACGTCTTCGCGGGCCGCTGGTTGTGGTCCGCGCGCGGGCGGAATCTTGCCGAGTTTCGCCGTTCCGACTACCTCGGGCCCGTGGACGTGCCTCTGGCCGAGGCGGTGCGCGATCGGGTCGCGCTGGCGTTGGGTTCCCGGCCGCCGGGTCCGGTCCGGTTGCTGGCGCACCTGCGATACGCAGGTTACGTGTTCAACCCGGTGAGCTTCTACTACTGCTACGACACGGATGGCACGACGCTTCTCGCCGTGCTGGCGGAGATCACCAATACCCCATGGCGCGAACGACATGCTTACGTGCTGCCAGCGCCGGACGATGACATGCAGATGGTTGATGCCACGTTCGCGAAGGCCTTTCACGTATCGCCGTTCATGCCGATGGAGCGGACCTATCGCTGGCGGTTCAATGTGCCGGACGATCACCTCCGTGTACACATGGATGTGCTGCGCGGCGACGAACACGAGTTCGATGCGCACCTGGCGCTCGAGCGTCATCCGCTCAACGGTGCATCGCTGGCGCGCGTATTGTGGCGCTACCCACTGATGACCGCCCAGGTGATCGGCGCCATCCATTTCGAAGCGTTGCGCCTGTGGCTTAAGCGCAACCCGGTCCATGACCATCCGGGCAAGCAGCCGAGGGGAATCTATGAACGCCATCGTCCATAACGCGGCTGGCGCACCGGCATCGCGAGGCCTGCGCTTTCTTCGGGCGCAATTGCTTGCACGGATGGCACCGCTGCGTCATGGCCAGCTGGTGATGACGGACGCATTGGGCAAGGTCGTGCTCGGCGATGCGGCCCACGAGCCAGCGGTGCACATCGCGATCCATGACCTGGCCTTTTACCGCACGGTGGCAGGTAACGGCAGCGTGGGTGCCGGCGAGGCCTACATGGAAGGGCAGTGGTCTTGCGACGACCTGGTGGCACTCGTGCGCTTGCTGGTGCGTAACCGTGACTTGCTCGATGGCATGGAGGGTGGCATGGCCCGGCTGGGTGGCTGGGCCATGCAGGCGTGGGCGGCGCTGCGCCGGAACACCCGCGACGGCAGCCGGCGCAACATCGCCGCGCACTACGACCTGGGCAACGATTTCTTCGGGCTGTTCCTGTCCCCTGACCTCATGTACTCCTCGGCGCTGTGGGAGGGAGAGGACGACACGCTGGAGGTGGCCTCGCGGCGCAAGCTCGATCGCGTGTGCCAGTGGCTGGACCTCCAGCCGGGTGACCGTGTCGTGGAAATCGGTACGGGGTGGGGCGGCTTTGCGCTGCACGCCGCCACGTACTACGGCTGCCACGTCACGACGACCACCATCTCGACGGAGCAATATGCGCTGGCCGCACGGCGGGTCGCGGATGCAGGGCTGGGCGAGCGCGTGACGCTGTTGCTGCAGGACTACCGGGATCTGCAAGGCCAGTACGACAAGCTGGTGTCGATCGAGATGGTGGAGGCGATCGGTGCCCGGTATCTGGAAACGTATTTCGGAAAGCTCGGTGGGTTAGTTCGCCCCGGTGGGCGGGCGCTGCTGCAAGCCATCACCATCGAAGACCACCGCTACGCGCAGGCTGTTCGCGCGGTCGATTTCATCAAGCGACATGTCTTCCCGGGAAGTTTCATTCCTTCGCTCAATGCCCTGATGCAGGCGAAAACCCGTGTCACCGACCTCGCACTGGTACGTCAGGAGGATTTCGGTCCCTCGTACGCGCGCACCTTGCACGCGTGGCGTGAGCGGTTCCTCGCGGCGCGCCCGGAGGTCCGTGCGCAGGGCTTCGACGAACGCTTCCTGCGCTTGTGGGAGTTCTACCTCGCGTATTGCGAGGGCGGCTTCCTGGAGCGATCCATTGGCGTTTCCCACCTGTTGTTCGCGAAGCCTGGTACCAGCGCATGAGCACGCTCAATACGCTGCTTACCCTGTGGCTTACGGCCGCTTGGGTCATGGCGGGTGGCTGGGCATGGCAGCGCCGCAAGCGCAATGCCGGCATCGTGGATGCGTTATGGGCCGCGGGGCTGGCGGTCGCGGCCGTGTTCGCCGCGGTGGTGGGGCAGGGTGCGGCGTCGAGCCGGTGGTGGGTGGCCGTGCTGGGTGGCCTTTGGGGTGCCCGGCTGGCGCTGCACCTGTGGCGGCGCGTGCGCAGCGAGCCTGAGGATGGGCGCTACCGGCAGTTGCGTGCGCACTGGCAGGGGCACCAGGGAAAGTTCTTCGCCTTCTTCCAGTTCCAGGCCTTCCTGGTCGGCGTGTGTGCCGTGCCCTTCATCGCGGTGGCGGCGAACCCAGAAGGCCCCGGCACATGGATCGTGCCCGCGCTGATCACATGGGTCGTGAGCGTCGTGGGCGAGGCGCTGGCGGACCGCCAGCTCGTGCGCTTCCGCGCGGATCCGGCCCATCACGGAAAGACCTGCCGCGATGGGCTGTGGCGCTATTCGCGCCATCCCAATTACTTCTTCGAGTGGCTGCACTGGTTCACGTACGTATTCCTGGCCGTGGGCTCGCCGATCGGTTGGCTCGCATGGGTTGGGCCCGTCCTGATGTTCCTGTTCGTGCGTTACATCAGTGGCGTGCCGCTCACCGAAGCCCAGGCCGTGCGTACACGTGGCGACGACTACCGCCGCTACCAGCGCGATACCCCAACGTTGATTCCCTGGTTCCCCAGGCACACTGGCGAGGATGTATGACCACCATCGCAAGCACCACCGCGTACGCCCGCGAAGATGCACCCGCCCCGGGACTGGTGGGCCTTGCCGAGCGCGGACTGGTGCCCGATGCACTGTTACGCCTTGGCATTCGCCGGCAGTGCGCGGCACGGCTGGCCGACGAGCGTGCCGGCGGTGAAAGCGCGGCGGCCGGGCGCTTCCAGGCGTTGATCGAAACGTTGCGCCATAGTGACGTGGCGATCCATACCGATGCGGCCAACGGGCAGCACTACGAGCTGCCGCCCGCGTTCTTCGAGCTCTGCCTCGGCCAGCGCCTGAAGTACTCCAGCTGTTACTACCCGCGCCCCGGCATGACGCTGGATGAGGCGGAAGACGCCATGCTGGCGCTTTATGGGCAGCGCGCCGAGCTGGCCGATGGCCAGTCGATCCTTGAACTGGGCTGTGGCTGGGGCTCGCTCACGCTGTGGATGGCCCGGCATTACCCGCACGCAAGCATCACCGCCGTATCCAATTCAGCCTCGCAACGTCGGCATATCGAGGCGCGCTGCGTGGCACTGGGCATTCGCAATGTGCAGGTCATCACGGTGGATGTGAACACCCTGGACCTGGCCGAGGCGGACTACGACCGTTGTGTCTCCGTCGAGATGTTCGAGCACATGCGCAATTACGCCACGCTGCTCGGCAGGATCGGCCGCTGGCTAAGGCCCGGCGGCAAGCTGTTCGTCCATATTTTTGCCCATCGCACGCTCATGTACCCATTCGAGACCGATGGACAGGGTGACTGGATGGCCCGCCACTTCTTCACCGGCGGGCTGATGCCTTCGGCCGATACCCTTCTTTGGTTTCAGGATGACCTGCGCGTGGAGGCGCGCTGGCTGCTGGACGGTACGCATTACCAGCGCACGGCAAACCACTGGCTGGCCCGGCAGGATGCGAACCGTGCGGCGGTCCTGGCGGTGCTGGCCGAGGCCTATGGCGATGCGGCACCCTTGTGGTTCCAGCGCTGGCGCATGTTCTGGATGGCTTGTGCGGAGCTGTTCGGCTATGCGGGCGGCAGCGAGTGGGGCGTGGCCCACTACCGGTTCACGCGCCCGCGCGAAGGCTAGGGCAGGCCTGACGTGGGGCGGGCAGGAATGTCCAATCCTGCCATCTGTGCCTGCGAGACATTTCACCTTTTCCAGCCTGTTGGCTTGGCTTGGGCGCCCGGCGGTCCCACGATGAGCCGCCTGCACGTCCGCTACGAAGGAGAGTGAGATGTCCTCCCGTCCCGTCAGGATCCCCGGCCCCGATCACCCCATGTCCATCTCGCCCGCAGGCGGGCGCGTGGTGGTGCGCGATGGCGACCGGGTCATTGCCGATACCCGCCATGCCCTCAGCCTGAAAGAGGCCACCTATCCGGTCGTGTTCTACATCCCCCGCGGGGATGCCGACATGGCCGCACTGCGGCGCACGGAGCACACCACTTGGTGCCCCTACAAGGGTGAGGCGTCGTACTACAGCCTGCCCGGCAACAGTGAGCGCGCGATCAACGCCATCTGGACCTATGAAACCCCGAGCGAGGCGGCCCGCGAAATACGCGAGCACCTCGCCTTCTACCCCGATCGCGTGACGATCGAGCACACGCCCGATTGAGCCGCCGGAGCTAATCCCCATGCAAGCCATCTTCGATACCTGGGCCGCGGGCAGCGCGGCTGCCCCCGCTGGTTGTAGCCCTGCCGCCACGCTGACCCTGGCTGAGCGCTACGATGCCGTACGTGCGCGCACCGATGCCCTCGTGGCGGCGCTGCAGCCGGAAGACATGCAGGTGCAATCCATGCCGGATGCCAGCCCGGCCAAGTGGCACCTGGCCCACACCACGTGGTTCTTCGAAACCTTCCTGCTCGGTCCCAACGTACCGGGCTACACGGTGTTCGATGCCGCGTTCGGTTACCTCTTCAATTCCTATTACGAAGCCGTCGGGCCGCGTTATCCGCGCCCCACGCGCGGCCTCGTGACCCGGCCTGGCATCGATGGCGTGCGCGCGTACCGCAAGCATGTGGACACGCACATGCGCCGGTTCATTGCCGCTGGGCTGGATGCGGAGCGCGAGGCATTGCTCCGGCTGGGGCTGGCTCACGAAGAACAGCACCAGGAGTTGCTGGTGATGGATGTGCAGCACCTGTTCGCCCAGTCACCGCTCAAGCCCGCGTTCGATCCCGCGTGGCCAGCCACACCGGCGGGTCCCGCGGGCCGTTACCGCCATGTCGCGGGTGGCCCGGTGCGCGTGGGCGCGGCGGATGAGCCGTTTGCCTTCGATAACGAGGGCCCGCGCCACACCGCGTGGCTCGAACCCTTCCAGCTTGCCGATCGCCTTGTGACGAATGGCCAGTGGCTGGCCTTCATGGCGCTGGGCGGTTACCGCCGCGCCGAGCTTTGGCTCTCCGATGGCTGGGCGCAATGCCAGGCGGAGGCTTGGGAAGCGCCGCAATACTGGCAGCGCGAGGGTGACACGTGGTTCCACATGACCCCGGGTGGCTGGAAGCCCGTGGATCCGGATGCCGCCGTGGTGCACGTGAGCTATTACGAGGCCGATGCGTACGCACGCTGGGCGGGTGCACGCCTGCCCACCGAAGCCGAGTGGGAGCATGCCGTGCGCACACGGCACGACCTGGAGCAGGTGTATGACACGGCCTGGCAGTGGACCGCGAGCGCCTATACCCCGTACCCGGGCTTTCGCGCCGCGGACGACGCCGTGGGCGAATACAACGGCAAATTCATGAGCGGCCAGATGGTGTTGCGTGGCGGCGCCTCGGTCACGCCGCCGGGCCACTCCCGTCCGTCGTATCGAAACTTTTACCGGCCCGGCCAGCGCTGGATGTTCGCCGGGCTGCGCCTGGCTCGCGATCTTGCACTGGGTGAGGACGACGAACGCAGCGAGTTCCTGCGTGACACCCTGGCCGGCCTGTCGGCGGCGCAGAAGGCGTTTTCGCCAAAGTACTTCTACGACGGCGCAGGGTCGGCGTTGTTCGAAGCGATTTGTGAGACACCCGAGTACTACCCGACCCGTACGGAAACCGCGTTGTTGAAGACGATCGTGCCGGCGCTGTCCGCGGCCATGCCGGAGGGTGCGGTGCTGCTTGAGCTGGGCAGCGGGGCCAGCGAAAAGACCCGTTTGTTGCTCGATGCGACGCCGGCGCTGGCCGCTTACATCCCGGTCGATATCAGCCCTGATGCGCTGCAGGGCGCGGCGGAGCGCCTGCGCGCGGCCTATCCCGCGCTACCGATCGTACCGGTGGTGGCCGACTTCACTCGCGGTATCGAGGTTCCCGAAGCATTGGCGGACAAGCCGGTG
Above is a genomic segment from Luteibacter aegosomatissinici containing:
- the egtB gene encoding ergothioneine biosynthesis protein EgtB translates to MQAIFDTWAAGSAAAPAGCSPAATLTLAERYDAVRARTDALVAALQPEDMQVQSMPDASPAKWHLAHTTWFFETFLLGPNVPGYTVFDAAFGYLFNSYYEAVGPRYPRPTRGLVTRPGIDGVRAYRKHVDTHMRRFIAAGLDAEREALLRLGLAHEEQHQELLVMDVQHLFAQSPLKPAFDPAWPATPAGPAGRYRHVAGGPVRVGAADEPFAFDNEGPRHTAWLEPFQLADRLVTNGQWLAFMALGGYRRAELWLSDGWAQCQAEAWEAPQYWQREGDTWFHMTPGGWKPVDPDAAVVHVSYYEADAYARWAGARLPTEAEWEHAVRTRHDLEQVYDTAWQWTASAYTPYPGFRAADDAVGEYNGKFMSGQMVLRGGASVTPPGHSRPSYRNFYRPGQRWMFAGLRLARDLALGEDDERSEFLRDTLAGLSAAQKAFSPKYFYDGAGSALFEAICETPEYYPTRTETALLKTIVPALSAAMPEGAVLLELGSGASEKTRLLLDATPALAAYIPVDISPDALQGAAERLRAAYPALPIVPVVADFTRGIEVPEALADKPVVAFFPGSTIGNFEADEAVALMHAVRRRLGPGARFIVGADQVKPIDTLLAAYDDAEGVTAAFNRNVLVRINRELGADFDVDAFEHRAVWNAAKSRIEMHLESAVAQTVTVAGQRFAFEAGETIHTENSHKFTPESFAALAARAGWAVEQQWISEDPAFGVFLLRAP